A stretch of DNA from Equus asinus isolate D_3611 breed Donkey chromosome 20, EquAss-T2T_v2, whole genome shotgun sequence:
ctttattgaggcttgttttgtggcctaatgtgtgatcaatcctgaagaatgttccctGTGCCTTTGAAAAGcatgtgtattctgcggtttttggatggaatgttatgtatatatctactaactccatctggtctaaagtgttgtttaaggccagcgtttccttcttgatcttctgtttggatgagcTAGCCATTgctgtaagtggaatgttaaagtcccctgctattatggtattgctgtttatttctcctttcagatcttttaataattactttatatatttaggtgctcctatgttgcgtgcatagatatttacaagtacaCCACTAAGGCTATTACACCCTTCTTTGGGAATGTGAAACAGCAGAACTGAGGTAAACCCCCAGGCCTGTTccataaaataagcaaacaactgacaggtgagagccacaggtggagaaggctttgtaCTTCCCAGCTGTTGATGGGACTCTGAGAATGGAGGGAACAATTTTATagtaagaaaaaaggatcccTGAGATAGGGAGAAAACCAGAGGTGGCACCAACAAAACACATGACTACGTCATTGGTGGAGGTATCAGAACAGGCAAGGTTGAGCAGTTGAGAAGGatcataaaagaaattagaaatttccACATCCTTGAAGTAGGTAAGTTGTAACACAATCAAATTGTGTGGCTGGGATTCCAATATGCTGATAAAAAAAGGCGCCAAAACTAAGAAGCCACAGAGGTGTGAGTTTGTGATGACTGGATAGTGGAGTGGGTGACAGATGGCTGCAAACTGCTCGTATGCCATCACAGTGAGGAGCATACAATCCATACAtccaaaaaggataaaaaaaagacATCTGTGTCAGGCAGCCCACATAGGAGATGACTCTCCTGTGAATTTGGATGTCCACAGTCATCTTGGGGATGGTGGTGGAAGTGTAACCAATGTCAGCCAAGGACAGGTTGGAGAGaaatacatgggggtgtggaggtgggagtcagaTCTGACAGTCAGGATGATGAGCAGATTCCCAAGCATGGTGACCAGGTACATGGACAGGAAGAGcccaaagaaaacagattgtAGTTCCAGATCATCCGAGAGTCCCATGAGGAGGAATTCTGAGACATGTGTTAGGTTTTGTTGTTCTATGTAGCTTGGGCACCTTTTGATTAAAGAAAAGAAGTGTTGgatgaaaggaaacaagaaaaatggcAACTATGACTGTGTCTATATTTTTGGATTTATGCTTTTCACTAGTAAAGTATTCACACTTGAAGACCATGCACCCCCAGTACACTCAGCAATATTTCTCAATTGGGATAAACTCAATCTCCATAGTACTCTTCTTTCATTACTTT
This window harbors:
- the LOC139041192 gene encoding LOW QUALITY PROTEIN: olfactory receptor 7E178-like (The sequence of the model RefSeq protein was modified relative to this genomic sequence to represent the inferred CDS: deleted 1 base in 1 codon) — protein: SNLSLADIGYTSTTIPKMTVDIQIHRRVISYVGCLTQMSFFILFGCMDCMLLTVMAYEQFAAICHPLHYPVITNSHLCGFLVLAPFFISILESQPHNLIVLQLTYFKDVEISNFFYDPSQLLNLACSDTSTNDVVMCFVGATSGFLPISGILFSYYKIVPSILRVPSTAGKYKAFSTCGSHLSVVCLFYGTGLGVYLSSAVSHSQRRV